The bacterium genome window below encodes:
- a CDS encoding acetate--CoA ligase family protein produces MISTQLLNPKSIVVVGGSNDIHKPGGKVLKNIIDGGFEGTLAVLNPKEEEVQGVRSYRDPADLPQTDMAIIAIAAKYTLPVVEILAKEKGTRGFIILSAGYSEESEAGAELERKVVEVIESVDGSLIGPNCVGIMTPQHNSVFTEPIPKLDAKGVDFISGSGATACFILEAGIPKGLTFSSVFSVGNSAQLGVEEVLEHLDETFDPANSSRVKLLYIETISKPDKLLRHASSLIRKGCRIAAVKAGSSEAGSRAASSHTGALASSDVAVDALFRKAGIVRCYGREDLITVASIFMHPELEGKNIAIITHAGGPAVMLTDALSNGGMSVPHIEGPAAEELLTELFPGSSVANPIDFLATGTAAQLGSIIDYVDTKFDDIDAMVVIFGTPGLVEIFDVYDVLDEKMRTAKKPIFPVLPSTLTARAEVDAFLEKGHLNFPDEVTFGNALARVFHASKPAAEFTLPEVDTTSIRSIIEKEDDGYISPDSIQALLDAAGIPRAGEAVVSNEEDAVREAAALGYPVVMKVVGPVHKSDVGGVVLNVNSEVRVREEFTRMMQIPDTTAILLQPMLSGTELFAGAKKEDLFGHMLLCGLGGIFIEVLKDVNAGLAPVSPDEARWMIENLKGYKILQGVRGQAGVDIDAFIDVIVRLSALLDAAPEIVEMDLNPLLGTASGVTAVDARVRIEKQQ; encoded by the coding sequence ATGATTTCAACCCAGCTGCTGAATCCCAAGAGTATCGTCGTCGTCGGCGGATCCAACGACATTCACAAGCCGGGCGGCAAAGTGTTAAAAAATATCATCGACGGCGGTTTCGAGGGCACGCTCGCTGTCCTGAATCCCAAGGAAGAGGAAGTGCAGGGCGTGCGCAGCTACCGGGATCCTGCCGATCTGCCGCAGACCGACATGGCCATCATCGCCATCGCTGCGAAATACACGCTTCCCGTGGTGGAAATCCTTGCAAAGGAGAAGGGCACGCGCGGCTTCATCATTCTCAGCGCCGGGTACAGCGAAGAGAGCGAGGCGGGAGCCGAGCTGGAGCGCAAGGTGGTCGAGGTGATCGAGAGTGTCGACGGGTCCCTGATCGGACCGAACTGCGTCGGCATCATGACCCCGCAGCACAACAGCGTGTTCACCGAGCCAATTCCGAAGCTGGATGCGAAGGGAGTGGATTTCATTTCCGGCTCCGGTGCAACGGCTTGCTTCATTCTGGAAGCGGGCATTCCGAAAGGACTCACCTTCTCCAGCGTGTTCTCCGTCGGCAACAGCGCGCAGCTGGGCGTTGAGGAAGTGCTCGAACATCTGGATGAGACCTTCGATCCCGCGAACAGTTCGCGCGTGAAGCTGCTGTATATCGAAACGATCAGCAAGCCGGACAAGCTGCTGCGCCATGCATCCTCGCTCATCCGCAAGGGCTGCCGTATCGCTGCGGTCAAAGCGGGCAGTTCCGAGGCGGGCAGCCGCGCGGCTTCGTCCCACACCGGCGCGCTGGCCAGTTCCGACGTGGCGGTTGACGCCCTGTTCCGCAAGGCGGGCATCGTGCGTTGTTATGGACGCGAGGACCTCATCACCGTGGCTTCGATATTCATGCATCCGGAACTCGAGGGAAAAAACATCGCCATCATCACCCATGCCGGGGGTCCCGCCGTCATGCTCACCGATGCCCTCTCCAACGGCGGCATGAGCGTGCCGCATATTGAGGGTCCCGCCGCCGAGGAACTGCTCACCGAGCTCTTCCCCGGCTCCTCCGTCGCCAATCCCATCGACTTCCTCGCCACCGGCACGGCCGCGCAGCTCGGAAGCATTATCGATTACGTGGACACGAAATTCGACGACATTGACGCCATGGTGGTGATTTTCGGGACGCCCGGACTCGTGGAAATCTTCGACGTGTACGATGTGCTCGACGAAAAAATGCGCACGGCGAAAAAGCCGATTTTCCCCGTCCTGCCCTCCACCCTTACCGCCCGCGCCGAAGTGGACGCTTTTCTCGAGAAGGGACATCTTAATTTTCCGGACGAAGTCACCTTCGGCAACGCGCTCGCGCGCGTATTCCATGCATCGAAACCGGCTGCGGAGTTTACACTCCCCGAGGTGGACACGACGTCCATCCGCAGCATCATCGAGAAGGAAGATGACGGCTATATCTCACCCGACTCCATACAGGCGCTGCTCGACGCCGCGGGCATTCCCCGGGCCGGTGAAGCAGTGGTCAGCAATGAAGAGGACGCCGTACGTGAGGCTGCGGCGCTGGGTTATCCCGTCGTCATGAAAGTCGTCGGTCCCGTGCACAAATCCGACGTTGGCGGCGTGGTCCTCAACGTCAACAGCGAAGTACGCGTGCGCGAGGAATTCACGCGCATGATGCAGATTCCCGACACCACGGCCATTCTCCTCCAGCCCATGCTCAGCGGAACCGAGCTGTTCGCCGGTGCGAAGAAGGAGGATCTCTTCGGCCATATGCTGCTGTGCGGACTCGGTGGCATTTTCATCGAAGTACTCAAGGATGTGAATGCCGGACTCGCACCGGTTTCTCCCGACGAGGCGCGGTGGATGATTGAGAATCTGAAGGGATACAAAATTCTTCAGGGCGTGCGCGGACAGGCAGGCGTCGATATCGATGCCTTCATTGATGTCATCGTGCGACTCTCCGCCCTGCTCGATGCCGCCCCGGAGATCGTGGAAATGGATCTCAATCCCCTGCTCGGCACCGCATCCGGCGTCACCGCCGTCGATGCCCGCGTGCGCATCGAAAAGCAGCAGTAA
- the queA gene encoding tRNA preQ1(34) S-adenosylmethionine ribosyltransferase-isomerase QueA, with the protein MKLSDFDYNFPKGLIAKYPVDPRDQARLLVIDRATGDVEHRTFSDIHEYFKKGDTLVLNDTKVFPARLIGRKEKTNAKIEVFLLRELSKEERLWDVIVDPARKVRIGNKIYFSDKLMCEVIDNTTSRGRTVRFNYQGDFFKLIDNVGQTPLPPYIKRDPEESDKDNYQTVFAREIGAVAAPTAGLHFTKKLLGRMKKKGVSVTSVLLHIGHGTFRPVEVEDLTKHKMDSEYYEIPPEACVAVNKTKEAKKNVFVCGTSTVRALESSVTTMRQLAPTRGWTDKFIYPPYDFKITDKLITNFHQPKSTLLMLVAAFTDYDLMMKAYKKAVKDKYRLFSYGDAMIIL; encoded by the coding sequence ATGAAACTCTCTGATTTCGATTACAATTTTCCCAAAGGTCTGATTGCGAAATATCCGGTGGACCCACGTGACCAGGCGCGTTTGCTGGTTATTGACCGCGCTACGGGCGATGTCGAGCACAGGACTTTTTCGGATATACATGAATACTTCAAAAAAGGCGACACGCTCGTGCTCAACGACACGAAGGTGTTTCCCGCACGTCTGATCGGGCGGAAAGAAAAAACCAACGCCAAAATTGAAGTGTTCCTGCTGCGTGAGCTGAGCAAGGAAGAACGTCTGTGGGACGTTATCGTCGATCCCGCCCGCAAGGTGCGTATCGGCAACAAGATTTATTTCTCGGACAAGCTCATGTGCGAGGTTATTGACAATACGACCTCCCGGGGACGCACGGTGCGTTTCAACTATCAGGGAGATTTCTTCAAACTGATCGACAATGTGGGACAGACGCCGCTGCCGCCGTATATCAAGCGCGATCCGGAGGAGAGCGACAAGGATAATTATCAGACGGTGTTTGCACGTGAAATCGGCGCGGTTGCTGCCCCGACGGCGGGACTCCATTTCACCAAGAAGCTGCTTGGCCGCATGAAGAAAAAAGGCGTTTCCGTGACCAGTGTGCTGCTGCATATCGGACATGGCACCTTCCGTCCCGTCGAAGTCGAAGACCTGACCAAGCACAAAATGGATTCCGAGTACTACGAGATTCCGCCCGAAGCCTGCGTCGCCGTCAACAAGACGAAGGAAGCGAAGAAGAACGTCTTCGTCTGCGGCACAAGCACGGTGCGCGCGCTCGAATCCAGTGTGACCACCATGCGTCAGCTGGCACCGACCCGCGGGTGGACAGACAAGTTCATCTATCCTCCGTACGACTTCAAGATCACCGACAAGCTGATCACCAATTTCCATCAGCCGAAATCCACGCTGCTCATGCTCGTTGCGGCGTTCACGGATTATGACCTGATGATGAAGGCATACAAGAAAGCCGTCAAGGATAAGTATCGCCTCTTCAGTTATGGCGATGCCATGATCATTCTCTGA